One window of Acidimicrobiales bacterium genomic DNA carries:
- a CDS encoding NfeD family protein has translation MGWLPDAPAVVLVALTLSAALFLIEVALPTLGVAGFTSLGLGIVAFTAAGDQRHPWWPLLLVIGAVCLWTVLLVGQWAAPAYQLAAAGLFAAGGVGYGLLARDAATVVLAAAASAGLPFCFSPLLRAAGRLRQLPPQLGMEALVGRTGTVVRWDDATGTVRVDGSLWNASGRVPLRPGAAVVVDGFTGMTVHVTSRAPVP, from the coding sequence ATGGGTTGGCTCCCCGACGCGCCTGCGGTGGTGCTCGTCGCCCTCACCCTGTCCGCCGCCCTGTTCCTGATCGAGGTCGCCCTCCCGACCCTTGGCGTGGCCGGGTTCACATCCCTCGGCCTGGGGATCGTCGCCTTCACGGCCGCCGGGGACCAGCGCCATCCGTGGTGGCCGCTGCTGCTCGTCATCGGGGCCGTGTGCCTGTGGACCGTGCTGCTGGTGGGCCAGTGGGCGGCACCGGCCTACCAGCTCGCCGCTGCCGGGTTGTTCGCTGCCGGGGGCGTCGGGTACGGACTCCTCGCCCGCGACGCAGCCACCGTCGTGCTGGCGGCCGCCGCCTCGGCGGGGTTGCCGTTCTGCTTCTCCCCGTTGCTCCGGGCCGCCGGCCGGCTGCGCCAGCTGCCGCCCCAGCTCGGCATGGAGGCGCTGGTCGGCCGCACCGGCACGGTCGTCCGCTGGGACGACGCCACGGGCACCGTGCGCGTGGACGGATCGCTGTGGAACGCCTCGGGCCGCGTCCCGCTGCGCCCCGGCGCGGCCGTGGTGGTGGACGGTTTCACCGGTATGACGGTCCACGTCACCTCGCGCGCCCCCGTCCCGTAG